A window of Hymenobacter siberiensis genomic DNA:
TGAGCGCCCCGGCCGCGTAGGCCAACACGTCTGCCGGGTCGGCCACGGCCTGGGCCGACCAGAGCGGCAGCAGGCCTTCGAACCACAGCGCTACGCCGGCCCAGGCGGCCAGCACCCAGGTGCCGGGCAGCGTGGCCCCACGGCCGTACACGGTTTGGTGTGCGGCCAGGGCCAGGCTGAGCATTAGGGGGAGAAAAAGCACATCGTTCAAGTACGACGCCAGCCCGGCCGGCAGCGCCAGGTGCAGCCAGTGCTTGTTTAGCTGGTAGCCGCCGTAGAGCAGGGCGCTGCCTAAAAACAAAGGGTGGCGAAGCACGGCCGGCACCCGCATATCAGGCCGCCAAGGCGGTTACCAGCCACACAATAAACCCCAGAATGGCCACGAATAGCAGCTGCCCGCCCCGCACAATAGTCTTGAAAAACCGCACCAGGCCGCCATCTTCGGGGTATATTTCCACGAGCTGAATGCCCCCGCGCAGGTGCTCCGTAGCCGCGCGCTGCCGGGTTTCCTCGTGCGTGCGTGGGTCCAGCAGCTCGCCGCAGTGTTCGCAGCGGTCGGTGGCTTGCTGCTGC
This region includes:
- a CDS encoding magnesium citrate secondary transporter, whose product is MFLGSALLYGGYQLNKHWLHLALPAGLASYLNDVLFLPLMLSLALAAHQTVYGRGATLPGTWVLAAWAGVALWFEGLLPLWSAQAVADPADVLAYAAGALIFQLWMNKRVR